The following proteins are encoded in a genomic region of Clostridium kluyveri:
- a CDS encoding PLP-dependent aminotransferase family protein yields MNFKYAHRMNGLNASEIRELLKITQQPEVISFAGGLPAPELFPIDEIKEANRLVLEEDGKSALQYSTTEGYDPLRKWAADRMNRMLGTSFDYENILITHGSQQALDLSGKVFLDEGDIVLCESPTYLAAISAFKAYGCEFIEIPTDEDGMVISELEKILKTTERVKLIYVIPNFQNPTGRTWGIEKRKELSELAAKYNVIVIEDNPYGELRYEGEQLPSAKLFDKSGNVLCLGTFSKIFCPGYRIGWIAGEKEIIKKYVLVKQSTDLQCNTIAQRDIAKYLELYDIDKHIAEILKVYKRRRDLAIKTMEAEFPKEVKFTRPHGGLFMWVQLPENINARDVLEKCLERNVAFVPGGSFFPNGGKENNFRINYSNMPEDKIVEGIKCIGEVLGEFING; encoded by the coding sequence ATGAATTTTAAATATGCCCATAGAATGAATGGTTTAAATGCCTCTGAAATTAGAGAATTGTTAAAGATTACTCAACAACCGGAAGTTATATCATTTGCAGGAGGACTTCCAGCACCGGAGCTTTTTCCAATTGATGAGATAAAAGAAGCAAACAGACTTGTACTTGAAGAGGATGGAAAAAGTGCACTTCAATATTCGACCACGGAGGGATATGATCCTTTGAGAAAATGGGCTGCAGATAGGATGAATAGAATGTTAGGTACTTCCTTTGATTATGAAAATATATTAATTACACATGGTTCACAACAAGCCCTTGATCTTTCAGGAAAAGTCTTTTTAGATGAAGGAGATATTGTACTATGTGAAAGCCCTACATATCTTGCAGCAATCAGTGCTTTTAAAGCATATGGTTGTGAGTTTATTGAAATACCTACAGATGAAGATGGTATGGTTATAAGTGAGCTTGAAAAGATACTTAAAACTACTGAAAGAGTTAAACTAATATACGTTATTCCTAATTTTCAAAATCCTACAGGAAGAACCTGGGGTATTGAAAAACGTAAAGAATTATCAGAACTTGCTGCAAAGTATAATGTAATTGTCATTGAGGATAACCCTTATGGTGAGCTTCGCTATGAAGGTGAGCAATTACCATCTGCAAAATTATTTGATAAAAGTGGAAATGTTCTATGTCTAGGCACTTTTTCAAAAATATTTTGTCCAGGATATAGAATTGGATGGATTGCAGGAGAAAAGGAGATTATAAAAAAATATGTATTGGTAAAACAGTCCACTGATCTTCAGTGTAATACAATTGCTCAAAGAGATATTGCAAAGTATCTTGAATTATATGATATTGATAAACATATAGCGGAAATTCTTAAGGTTTATAAGAGAAGGCGTGATTTAGCTATAAAGACAATGGAAGCAGAATTTCCAAAAGAAGTTAAGTTTACAAGACCTCATGGTGGATTATTTATGTGGGTTCAACTGCCAGAAAATATAAATGCAAGGGATGTGCTTGAAAAATGTCTTGAGAGGAATGTTGCGTTTGTTCCAGGTGGCTCTTTCTTTCCAAATGGCGGAAAAGAAAATAATTTTAGAATTAACTACTCAAATATGCCAGAGGATAAAATTGTTGAGGGGATAAAATGTATTGGTGAAGTGTTGGGGGAATTTATTAATGGGTAG
- a CDS encoding DEAD/DEAH box helicase, giving the protein MDKLNFKDFQLSNTILESLEKLGYDSPSEVQRKVIPLVLKNKNIIVKSQTGSGKTAAFAIPICEKIEIEEKNPQALVLTPTRELALQIKEDFSYIGRLKKINCTAVFGKEPISLQIEKLKQRVHVVTGTPGRILDHIERNTLVLEKIKYLVIDEADEMLSRGFMEQVESVIGSLPKNRTTLLFSATIPEKILKLCNVYMENPLNIEVQCKSSVKDRITQIYYKIEAPYKFSLLNKIIYTERPDSSMIFCRTKKNVDDLVLQMKAKKYSCGALHGGMLQNERINKIESFKRGEFTFLICTDIAARGIDVENITHIINYDIPVERENYIHRIGRTGRFTSNGTAITFVTPKEYPYLEKIEEHFHITIKEGRIPSLEEIETGKKLFYEKLKSTPKRKEDKSTKLNKDITKIYISAGKKKKIRPGDVAGTISSIPGVNPEDIGIIDVKDNFSYVDILFGKADIVLEGLQHKTIKGKTIRAEKAQK; this is encoded by the coding sequence ATGGATAAATTAAATTTTAAAGATTTTCAATTAAGTAATACTATATTAGAATCATTAGAAAAACTTGGATATGACTCTCCCTCTGAAGTTCAAAGAAAGGTTATACCCCTAGTTTTAAAAAACAAAAACATTATAGTGAAATCACAAACAGGCAGTGGAAAAACCGCAGCTTTTGCAATACCAATCTGTGAAAAAATAGAAATAGAAGAGAAAAATCCACAGGCACTGGTGCTTACTCCTACAAGAGAACTAGCCCTTCAGATTAAAGAAGATTTTTCATACATTGGAAGGTTAAAAAAGATAAACTGTACTGCTGTATTCGGCAAGGAACCTATAAGCCTTCAAATAGAAAAACTAAAACAGAGAGTTCATGTGGTAACTGGAACCCCAGGAAGAATTTTGGATCATATAGAAAGAAATACTTTAGTCCTTGAAAAAATAAAGTATTTAGTTATAGATGAAGCAGATGAAATGCTAAGTAGAGGATTTATGGAACAGGTGGAATCCGTTATAGGCAGTCTTCCTAAGAATAGAACTACTCTTCTCTTTTCTGCGACTATTCCTGAGAAAATACTAAAATTATGTAATGTGTATATGGAAAATCCACTCAACATAGAGGTTCAGTGTAAAAGCTCAGTAAAAGACAGAATAACACAAATATACTACAAGATAGAAGCACCTTATAAATTTTCTCTATTGAATAAAATAATATATACTGAGAGGCCAGACAGTTCCATGATATTTTGCAGAACTAAGAAGAACGTAGATGATTTAGTTCTACAAATGAAAGCTAAAAAATATTCCTGCGGGGCCCTTCATGGCGGAATGCTTCAAAATGAAAGAATCAATAAAATCGAAAGCTTTAAAAGAGGGGAATTTACTTTTCTTATATGTACAGATATAGCCGCCAGAGGAATCGATGTGGAAAATATAACCCATATAATAAATTATGATATACCTGTAGAAAGAGAAAACTATATTCACAGAATAGGACGGACAGGACGTTTTACAAGTAATGGAACTGCCATAACTTTTGTTACTCCTAAAGAATATCCCTATTTGGAAAAAATAGAAGAACATTTTCATATTACTATTAAAGAAGGCAGGATTCCCTCTTTAGAAGAAATTGAAACAGGAAAAAAGCTATTTTATGAAAAACTTAAATCTACGCCTAAACGAAAAGAAGACAAATCAACAAAGTTAAACAAAGATATTACAAAAATATATATAAGTGCAGGTAAAAAGAAAAAAATACGACCTGGTGATGTGGCAGGTACCATTTCAAGTATTCCTGGGGTAAATCCTGAAGATATTGGAATAATAGATGTAAAGGATAATTTTTCCTACGTAGATATACTTTTTGGGAAAGCTGATATAGTTCTTGAAGGACTTCAACATAAGACCATAAAAGGTAAAACAATACGAGCTGAAAAAGCACAAAAGTAG
- a CDS encoding AraC family transcriptional regulator, with translation MEESKDLKIKRGYLKTDFQIFYLKDQKDISFEFHYHNFDKIVIFIDGNVTYLIEGKSYKLRPWDILLINNNDIHKAIIDPDKTYERIIMWINLDFLIRYNNNCNLLSCFELASKQGFNLLRLEDNWIDIIKKILFDIKDTFRNKDLGYETLRISLLLQFIIYINRLFLKQKNTKELYDIKYDERINDILNYINGHLDQNLSIDFLSSRFYVSRYYLMHKFKKQTGYTIHAYILQKRLIMSNLLIRNGKNITDACVRSGFGDYSNFIRAFKKMFGVSPNKYYKTYKQ, from the coding sequence ATGGAAGAAAGTAAAGATTTAAAGATAAAAAGAGGTTATTTAAAAACTGATTTTCAAATATTTTATTTAAAAGATCAAAAAGACATTTCCTTCGAATTCCACTATCATAATTTTGATAAAATAGTAATATTCATAGATGGAAATGTAACTTATTTAATAGAAGGTAAATCCTATAAACTAAGGCCTTGGGATATACTTTTAATAAATAACAATGACATACACAAGGCAATAATAGATCCCGACAAAACCTATGAGCGCATAATTATGTGGATAAATTTAGATTTTTTAATAAGATATAATAACAATTGTAATCTATTAAGCTGTTTTGAATTAGCTTCAAAACAGGGATTCAATCTTTTGAGGCTAGAAGATAACTGGATTGACATAATAAAGAAAATACTTTTTGATATTAAAGATACTTTTAGAAACAAAGACCTTGGCTATGAAACACTGAGAATTTCTTTACTTTTACAATTTATAATATACATTAACAGACTATTTTTAAAACAAAAAAATACTAAAGAATTATACGACATTAAATATGATGAACGCATAAATGATATTTTAAATTACATAAATGGACATTTAGACCAAAACCTATCTATAGATTTTCTTTCTTCTAGGTTTTATGTGAGCAGATACTACCTGATGCACAAATTTAAGAAACAAACAGGTTATACAATCCATGCATACATACTTCAAAAAAGACTGATCATGTCAAATTTATTGATAAGAAATGGTAAAAATATAACAGACGCCTGTGTGCGATCGGGATTTGGTGATTATTCCAACTTTATAAGAGCTTTTAAAAAAATGTTTGGAGTTTCTCCAAATAAATATTATAAGACTTATAAGCAGTAG
- a CDS encoding hydroxyacid dehydrogenase — translation MNYKILITESIEEEGVEYLKKFGYEIKMPRDTSEDVLIEEVKDCDAILVRMANITEKVIRAGKKLKVISRFGVGVNNVDIKTASELSIQITNAPESNKNTVAEYTMGLIVALAKKFFLYDRELRKRNFNIRDILGIDLEGKVLGIVGLGSIGKLLALKASKGFGMKVIGFKRHIDEESKSLDYVELTDSLDYLLENSDFVSLNVPLTKATTRIIGKRELSLMKEGAFLINTARGEVVDNDALCNALLNKQIAGAATDVFDGEIPSKDNPIFKMENVIVTPHSAAHTIEAMKRMSVHAAIGIHEVLSGNKPSWLVNIKNNL, via the coding sequence ATGAATTACAAAATTTTAATTACAGAAAGTATAGAAGAGGAAGGGGTGGAATATCTAAAGAAATTCGGATATGAGATAAAAATGCCACGGGATACCTCCGAAGATGTTCTTATAGAGGAAGTTAAAGATTGTGATGCCATACTTGTTAGAATGGCAAATATTACAGAAAAGGTAATAAGGGCAGGAAAAAAATTAAAGGTTATCTCGAGGTTTGGCGTAGGTGTAAATAATGTAGACATTAAAACAGCATCGGAACTTTCCATACAAATTACCAATGCTCCAGAGTCAAATAAAAATACAGTAGCGGAGTATACCATGGGTCTTATTGTAGCCCTTGCTAAGAAGTTTTTTCTCTATGATAGAGAGCTAAGAAAGAGAAATTTCAATATAAGAGATATTCTAGGAATTGATCTTGAAGGAAAGGTACTTGGAATTGTGGGACTTGGAAGTATAGGAAAACTTTTGGCATTAAAGGCTTCAAAAGGTTTTGGTATGAAGGTTATAGGATTTAAACGTCATATTGATGAAGAGTCGAAGTCACTGGACTACGTTGAACTTACAGACAGCCTAGATTATTTGCTTGAAAATTCGGATTTTGTAAGTTTGAATGTTCCTCTTACTAAAGCTACTACAAGAATTATAGGAAAAAGGGAATTGTCTCTTATGAAAGAGGGTGCATTTCTTATAAATACGGCTCGTGGAGAAGTGGTAGATAATGATGCCCTTTGTAATGCTCTTTTAAATAAACAAATTGCAGGGGCAGCAACTGATGTATTTGATGGAGAGATACCTTCAAAGGATAATCCTATTTTTAAGATGGAAAATGTAATTGTAACTCCTCATAGTGCGGCTCATACCATAGAAGCCATGAAAAGAATGTCTGTTCATGCAGCTATTGGCATACATGAGGTTTTAAGTGGGAATAAGCCTTCCTGGCTTGTAAATATCAAAAATAATCTGTAA
- a CDS encoding THUMP domain-containing class I SAM-dependent RNA methyltransferase — protein MEYTLIATSTFGLEAVVAGELKELGYDNLKLENGKVTFRGDEMDIVTCNLWLRTADRVLIKMAEFTAESFEELFQGTLSVDWGNIMPEDAFMHVTGKSIKSKLHSVPDCQSIVKKAVVEAMKRKYHMERFHETGVEYKIEVGILKDRVTLTLDTSGEALHKRGYRENSGGAPIKETLAAALVLLSKWKSSQILADPMCGSGTIAIEAALIAKNMAPGLNRSFVSEKWDIVPHGLWQDLRKHAQNSINSNDFRILASDIDGRVVKTARANARKAGVEEYIAFQKMPLQKFSSSKKYGFIISNPPYGERLGEKKEVENLYKDMGEAFSRLEKWSYFIITAHTEFEKYFGRKSHKNRKLYNGRLKCYYYQYFAERDES, from the coding sequence ATGGAATATACATTGATTGCCACCTCCACTTTTGGATTGGAAGCTGTGGTGGCTGGAGAACTTAAAGAACTTGGATATGATAATTTGAAACTTGAAAATGGAAAGGTTACTTTTCGTGGAGATGAAATGGATATAGTTACTTGTAATTTATGGCTTAGGACGGCAGATAGAGTACTTATAAAAATGGCAGAATTCACGGCAGAAAGTTTCGAGGAACTTTTTCAAGGCACACTTTCTGTAGATTGGGGAAATATTATGCCTGAAGATGCATTTATGCATGTAACGGGCAAATCCATAAAATCTAAATTACATAGTGTGCCAGATTGTCAATCCATAGTTAAAAAAGCTGTGGTTGAAGCTATGAAAAGAAAATATCACATGGAAAGATTTCATGAAACTGGAGTGGAATATAAAATAGAAGTGGGTATACTTAAAGATAGAGTAACTTTGACTTTAGATACTTCAGGGGAAGCACTTCATAAAAGGGGATATAGAGAAAATTCTGGGGGAGCACCTATAAAGGAAACACTGGCTGCGGCCTTGGTTCTTTTAAGCAAATGGAAATCTTCACAAATACTTGCAGATCCCATGTGCGGTTCCGGCACTATTGCCATTGAGGCTGCATTAATAGCGAAAAATATGGCTCCGGGATTAAATAGAAGTTTTGTTTCGGAGAAATGGGATATAGTTCCTCATGGCTTGTGGCAAGATTTGAGGAAACACGCCCAAAATTCTATTAACAGTAATGATTTTAGAATTCTTGCTTCCGATATAGATGGAAGAGTGGTTAAAACTGCCAGAGCCAATGCAAGAAAAGCAGGAGTGGAGGAGTATATTGCTTTTCAAAAAATGCCCCTGCAAAAGTTTAGTTCTAGTAAGAAGTATGGGTTTATAATAAGCAATCCCCCCTATGGAGAAAGACTTGGAGAAAAAAAAGAAGTGGAAAATTTATATAAAGATATGGGAGAGGCATTTTCAAGGCTTGAAAAGTGGTCTTACTTTATAATAACAGCCCATACTGAATTTGAAAAATACTTTGGTAGAAAATCTCATAAAAATAGAAAACTTTATAATGGAAGATTAAAATGCTATTATTACCAGTATTTTGCAGAAAGAGATGAAAGTTAA
- a CDS encoding dicarboxylate/amino acid:cation symporter: MKKFLGGYKFSIVLLGSIIIGAILGIFLGHKASVLKPFGDLFLNLMFMIIIPLVFFSVTSAVANMKGMKRFGKIIGSTFIVFLCTALAASIIGIIGVFIVEPAKGIDYMALKQIVSGSNDSLQQVKHVGVFQQIVNTITVSDFTSLFSKSNMLQLIVFSVLFGISTAALGEKAEAVTKFFTAASRVMMEMVRIIMYYAPIGLGCYFASVIGELGPQILQGYLKVFILYIIISVIYYFGFFTLYAFLAGGKNAIKIFWKNAAVPTITALATCSSAASIPVNLEFTEKMGVPRDLAETVIPLGANIHKDGSVIGGVMKIAFLFGLLNKNMTSMSSVLSIIFMSFLVGAVMAAIPSGGMIGEMLILSIYGFSQGLLPIIMVISVIIDAPATVLNSTGNTVCSMMISRLVEGKEWIDNRVSGNNNI; the protein is encoded by the coding sequence ATGAAAAAGTTTCTTGGAGGATATAAATTTTCCATAGTACTGTTGGGCTCAATAATCATAGGTGCAATTTTAGGTATTTTTTTAGGACATAAGGCATCCGTATTAAAACCTTTTGGTGATTTATTTTTAAATCTAATGTTTATGATAATAATACCACTGGTATTTTTTAGTGTTACTTCAGCCGTAGCTAATATGAAAGGCATGAAAAGATTCGGTAAAATTATTGGAAGTACATTTATAGTGTTTCTATGTACAGCGCTGGCAGCTTCTATAATAGGGATAATAGGTGTTTTTATAGTAGAGCCTGCAAAAGGTATAGATTATATGGCATTAAAACAAATTGTATCTGGAAGTAATGATTCACTGCAGCAAGTTAAACACGTAGGAGTCTTCCAGCAGATTGTAAATACTATTACAGTCTCAGATTTTACATCTTTGTTTTCTAAAAGTAATATGCTTCAATTAATCGTGTTTTCAGTGCTCTTTGGCATTTCAACAGCAGCACTTGGAGAAAAAGCAGAGGCTGTTACCAAATTTTTTACTGCAGCTTCCCGTGTAATGATGGAGATGGTAAGAATAATAATGTATTATGCTCCTATAGGACTTGGATGTTATTTTGCTTCAGTAATAGGGGAGCTTGGACCTCAAATATTGCAGGGCTATTTAAAGGTTTTTATTCTTTATATAATTATATCTGTTATTTATTATTTTGGTTTCTTTACTTTATATGCTTTTTTAGCAGGGGGAAAAAATGCAATTAAAATATTCTGGAAAAATGCTGCAGTCCCTACTATCACAGCTCTTGCCACCTGTTCCAGTGCTGCCAGTATTCCCGTTAACCTGGAATTCACAGAAAAGATGGGCGTTCCAAGGGATCTGGCAGAAACAGTAATTCCACTTGGGGCAAATATTCATAAAGATGGTTCTGTAATTGGGGGAGTTATGAAAATTGCTTTTTTATTTGGATTGCTTAATAAGAATATGACTAGTATGTCATCAGTACTTTCTATAATTTTTATGTCTTTTTTAGTAGGGGCTGTAATGGCTGCTATCCCTAGTGGAGGCATGATTGGTGAAATGCTCATACTTAGTATATATGGTTTTTCTCAAGGATTACTTCCTATAATTATGGTTATAAGTGTCATCATAGATGCACCAGCTACTGTTTTAAATTCAACGGGAAACACAGTATGTAGTATGATGATATCACGGCTTGTAGAAGGGAAAGAGTGGATTGATAATAGAGTAAGCGGAAATAATAATATTTAA
- a CDS encoding DsrE/DsrF/DrsH-like family protein, whose translation MRKKILIVGGVAGGASTATRLRRLDENAEIIMFEMDEYISFANCGLPYYIGNTIKDRERLLVETPEGMKGKFNIDARINSEIIDIDVNKNTVKVKSKDLGTYEESYDYLVLSPGGKAIRPNIEGITSKRILTLRNIPDTDNIKSLVDRENIQSAAIIGGGFIGIEMAENLKERGLDVTLIEAAPHILAPFDSDMVTALEKELEDNSVNIILNDGVKSFKDNEGNVEITLGSNTKVTTNLVILAIGVVPNTNFIKDSGITLGIKGHILVNNKMQTNIKNIYAVGDAIEVVDFINGNNTAIALAGPANKQGRIAADNICGVDSTYDGTQGTAIIKVFSLTGASTGNNERTLKKFNIPYKVIYVHPTSHASYYPDALPLSLKLIFNQEGKILGAQSTGYDGVDKRIDIIAAVIRLGGTVKDLTKLELSYAPPFSSAKDPVNMAGFVAGNILSGKVEVITPEEFLNYNKENTLILDVHAKIEFENQHIEGALNIPLDELRNRLEELDKNKEIIAYCKVGLRSYTAARILSQHGYKVKILAGGYKSYKLLNFKPKKFDNTKVFTGKKSNSNNQTISLKFDLEEPSYNKSVNACGLSCPGPLMQTKSSIDDLEQGEILKVTASDPGFYEDIKAWCRRTDNDLISLSKNNCNVTAFIKKNDKLNSKNTNAYKISYNDNKTIVVFSGDLDKALASFIIANGAASMGKKVTMFFTFWGLNILRKPEKVPVKKQFMDSMFGKMMPRGSKKLKLSNMNMLGMGTKMMRKVMKDKNISSLEDLIKSAIDSGIEIVACQMSMDVMGLKKEELIEGVKLGGVGYYLGEAEDSNVNLFI comes from the coding sequence ATGAGAAAAAAAATATTGATTGTAGGTGGAGTAGCAGGAGGAGCTTCCACAGCTACAAGACTCAGAAGACTAGATGAAAATGCAGAAATAATCATGTTTGAAATGGATGAATATATATCCTTTGCAAATTGCGGTCTTCCCTACTACATAGGAAATACTATTAAAGATAGAGAAAGACTGCTGGTTGAAACCCCGGAAGGTATGAAAGGTAAGTTTAATATAGATGCCAGAATCAATAGTGAAATCATCGATATAGATGTTAATAAAAACACAGTAAAGGTAAAAAGCAAAGACCTTGGAACCTATGAAGAAAGTTATGATTACCTGGTATTATCCCCTGGCGGAAAAGCCATCAGACCAAATATTGAAGGGATAACCAGTAAAAGGATTTTGACCCTGAGAAATATACCAGATACAGATAACATAAAATCCCTGGTAGACAGGGAAAATATTCAAAGTGCAGCCATTATAGGCGGCGGTTTTATTGGAATTGAAATGGCAGAAAATTTAAAAGAAAGAGGTCTTGATGTAACTTTAATTGAAGCTGCACCCCATATTTTAGCACCTTTTGATTCAGATATGGTAACTGCTCTTGAAAAAGAGCTGGAGGACAATAGCGTAAATATAATTTTAAATGACGGAGTTAAATCCTTTAAAGACAATGAAGGAAATGTGGAAATAACCCTTGGCAGCAATACAAAGGTTACTACCAATTTAGTTATACTTGCCATAGGTGTAGTACCTAATACAAATTTTATAAAAGACAGTGGAATAACCCTGGGAATTAAAGGACATATATTAGTCAACAATAAAATGCAGACAAATATTAAAAATATTTATGCTGTGGGAGATGCCATAGAAGTAGTAGATTTCATAAATGGTAATAATACTGCAATTGCACTGGCAGGTCCTGCCAATAAGCAGGGAAGAATAGCAGCAGACAATATATGTGGAGTAGATTCTACCTACGATGGAACCCAAGGTACTGCAATAATTAAAGTATTCAGTTTAACTGGGGCAAGTACAGGAAATAATGAAAGAACTTTAAAGAAATTTAACATTCCATATAAAGTTATATATGTTCACCCAACATCCCACGCATCCTATTACCCTGATGCACTTCCATTATCTTTAAAACTCATCTTTAATCAGGAAGGTAAAATTTTAGGTGCACAAAGTACAGGTTATGATGGTGTGGATAAAAGAATTGACATTATTGCCGCAGTCATTCGCCTTGGGGGTACAGTAAAGGATTTGACCAAACTTGAACTAAGTTATGCCCCTCCATTTTCATCCGCAAAAGATCCTGTGAATATGGCAGGCTTTGTGGCAGGAAATATTTTATCCGGGAAAGTAGAAGTTATAACTCCAGAAGAATTTTTAAATTATAACAAAGAAAATACCCTTATTTTAGATGTACATGCAAAAATAGAATTTGAAAACCAGCATATTGAAGGTGCCTTAAATATTCCTTTAGATGAACTAAGAAACAGACTGGAAGAACTAGATAAAAATAAAGAAATCATAGCCTATTGTAAGGTGGGTTTAAGAAGTTATACCGCAGCTAGAATACTTTCTCAACATGGATACAAAGTTAAGATTCTAGCAGGGGGATATAAAAGTTATAAATTATTAAATTTTAAGCCTAAAAAATTTGATAATACTAAGGTTTTCACAGGTAAAAAATCAAATTCCAATAATCAAACTATAAGTTTAAAGTTTGATTTAGAGGAACCTTCTTATAACAAAAGTGTAAATGCCTGCGGTCTTTCCTGCCCGGGACCTCTTATGCAGACAAAATCCTCTATTGATGATTTAGAACAGGGAGAAATTCTTAAAGTAACTGCTTCTGATCCAGGTTTTTATGAAGATATTAAAGCATGGTGCAGGAGAACTGATAATGACCTTATTAGTTTGAGCAAAAATAATTGCAATGTAACGGCTTTTATAAAAAAAAACGATAAACTAAATTCGAAAAATACCAACGCCTATAAAATATCATATAATGATAATAAAACTATTGTGGTATTCAGCGGTGACCTAGATAAGGCACTGGCCTCTTTTATAATCGCCAATGGAGCTGCTTCAATGGGTAAAAAAGTTACAATGTTTTTTACCTTCTGGGGACTAAATATATTAAGAAAACCTGAAAAAGTGCCTGTAAAAAAACAATTTATGGATTCTATGTTTGGAAAGATGATGCCTCGTGGAAGCAAAAAATTGAAATTGTCCAATATGAATATGTTAGGAATGGGTACAAAAATGATGAGAAAAGTTATGAAAGATAAAAATATAAGTTCCCTGGAAGATTTAATCAAATCTGCCATAGACAGCGGTATTGAAATAGTAGCCTGTCAAATGTCCATGGACGTCATGGGACTTAAAAAGGAAGAACTCATTGAGGGAGTTAAACTAGGTGGAGTAGGCTACTATTTAGGTGAAGCAGAAGATTCAAATGTAAATTTGTTTATTTAG
- a CDS encoding ArsR/SmtB family transcription factor, whose amino-acid sequence MDSNYMKYTEVSEILKVMAHPIRLCVIKGLLETGSCNVTHMQQCLNIPQSTLSQHLQKLKAAGIIKGMRNGVEINYKVCNELVIDLVNALFK is encoded by the coding sequence ATGGACAGTAATTATATGAAATACACGGAAGTATCAGAAATCCTTAAAGTGATGGCTCATCCTATTAGATTATGTGTAATTAAGGGATTACTTGAAACAGGAAGCTGCAATGTAACTCATATGCAGCAGTGCCTGAATATACCTCAATCTACACTATCCCAGCATCTTCAGAAATTAAAAGCTGCTGGAATTATAAAAGGTATGAGAAATGGGGTAGAAATTAATTATAAAGTCTGCAATGAACTAGTTATTGACTTAGTTAATGCTTTGTTTAAATAA